One window of the Pseudomonas knackmussii B13 genome contains the following:
- a CDS encoding transporter, with translation MNQRFAQDPWDSDLFGLLYGYRFRPGERGQELDSNAALRWLAAPGEGEEFVWLHLNLAHVACERWMKSNLDLPDTFFETLREGSRSTRIEHVDGALLAVVNDVVFNFGSVSSDVATLWVCARSRLLITARMQPLRSVDRLRSSVRHGESFGSPVELLVHLLRDQGDILTQIVRETTVGVDNIEDRLLSQNLSDNRADLGAMRRVLVRLQRLLALEPSSLLRLLNRPPRWLKEADVLDLREATEEFSLVINDLTALGERIKLLQEEIAAQINEQSNRTLFTLTVVTVLALPINIVAGFFGMNVGGIPLASDPHGFWVLVMLVASFTLLAWRWAFRKRDDA, from the coding sequence ATGAACCAACGCTTTGCCCAGGACCCCTGGGATTCCGACCTGTTCGGGTTGCTCTACGGTTACCGCTTCCGCCCCGGCGAGCGCGGCCAGGAGCTGGACTCCAATGCCGCGCTGCGCTGGCTGGCGGCGCCGGGGGAGGGCGAGGAATTCGTCTGGTTGCACCTGAACCTCGCCCATGTCGCCTGCGAGCGCTGGATGAAGTCGAACCTGGACCTGCCGGATACCTTTTTCGAAACCCTGCGCGAAGGCTCGCGCTCGACACGCATCGAGCACGTCGACGGGGCGCTGCTCGCGGTAGTCAACGACGTGGTGTTCAACTTTGGCAGCGTCTCGTCGGACGTGGCGACACTCTGGGTCTGCGCGCGTAGCCGTCTGCTGATCACCGCGCGCATGCAGCCGCTGCGCTCGGTGGATCGCCTGCGTTCCTCGGTGCGCCATGGCGAAAGCTTTGGCTCGCCGGTGGAGCTGCTGGTGCATCTGCTGCGCGACCAGGGCGACATCCTTACCCAGATCGTCCGCGAGACCACTGTCGGCGTAGACAACATCGAGGACCGCCTGCTGTCGCAGAACCTCTCCGACAACCGCGCCGACCTAGGCGCCATGCGTCGCGTGCTGGTGCGCCTGCAACGCCTGCTGGCGCTGGAGCCGAGCTCGCTGCTGCGCCTGCTGAACCGGCCGCCACGCTGGCTGAAGGAGGCTGACGTACTCGACCTGCGCGAGGCCACCGAGGAGTTCTCCCTGGTGATCAACGACCTCACCGCGCTGGGCGAACGCATCAAGCTGCTGCAGGAAGAGATCGCCGCGCAGATCAACGAGCAGAGCAACCGCACCCTGTTCACCCTCACGGTGGTCACGGTGCTGGCGCTGCCGATCAACATAGTCGCCGGCTTTTTTGGCATGAACGTCGGTGGCATCCCGCTGGCCAGCGATCCGCACGGTTTCTGGGTGCTGGTGATGCTGGTGGCGAGCTTCACCCTGCTGGCCTGGCGCTGGGCCTTCCGCAAGCGCGACGACGCCTGA